A window of Mycolicibacterium madagascariense genomic DNA:
CCTCCACGAAGTACGGCTACCCGGACGAGATGATCTACAGCATCTGGGCGCTGACCATGATCATCCCCGCGGTGTTCGCGCTGCGCGGGCAGCGCTTCGACCGGCGCCCGCGCGCCGCCGCCTACGGCCTGCTCATCGGGCTCACCGGCGCGGGTGGTCAGCTGCTGCTGTTCCAGGCGCTGACGATGGGACCCGCCTACCTCATCTTCCCGATCGTCTCGATCTCCCCGGCGATCACCGTCGTGATGGCGATGGTGCTGCTGCGCGAACGGGTGTCGGGTCTGGCGGTCGTCGGGCTGATCGCGGCGTTGGCCGCCATCGTGCTGTTCAGCATCACCAGTGGCGACTCCGACGTCTCGAAGGGACCGTGGCTGCCGCTGGCGATCCTGGTCTGTGTGGCATGGGGCGTGCAGGCCTACTTCATGCGAAAGACCGCCACGATCGGGGTCAACGACGCCACCACGTTCGGGTGGATGGCCATCAGCGGGCTGGCACTGATTCCCGTCGCGCTGTTCTCCCTCGGTGGCATCCCCACCGACTTCCCTTGGCAGGCACCGGCTTTGACGGCCGGCACGCAGCTGCTCAACGCCGTCGGCGCGCTGTTCCTGGTGATGGCGCTCAGCCGCGGCAAGGCCTCGATCGTGGCGCCGACCACGAATGCGCTGGCGCCTGCGCTGACGATCGTGGTGTCGCTGATCGCCTACCAGACCCTCCCGAGCCCCTACGGTGCGGCAGGCATCGTGCTGGCCCTGGTCGGTTCGACGCTCATGGTCTACAGCGACGAGAAGCGCGGAGAGGCCCTCACCGAGGCCGTCCTGGATCCGGCTGCGGCCGAGCCGAAGAGCCGGGCCTGAACCCTCGCGCGACGTAATCGCCGCGGCAAACTATCGCGGGCGATGATTGCGGTTCGAACCGGGCGACTCAGAAGCCGTAGCGGACGAGCTCGTCCGCCGTCACCAGCCGTTCGAGCTTGGCGGGATAGTCACGGTTGCGAACGGGATAACGAAGCATCGACCAGGCGATACGGCCCATTCGAGACCGAACGATCGGATTGCTGTACACGGTGTCAACTCCTGCGGTTGGCGTCTGGCATCACCGTGGGCCCACACTAGCGCACGAACCCCGGGGACCATTAGACACCTGTGATCTGGCTAACACGCGAAGGCGCGCCGCAAAAAGATCAGATGTTTCTGGTGTGACTGAAGTGGCTAATGAGACCTAGCGCTGGGGTGCAGCCGTCGGCTTGATCGGCGCCGGGAGCGCCGTCTGACCCATCAGGTAGCGGTCGACGCCCGCGGCGGCGGCCCGGCCCTCGGCGATCGCCCAGACGATCAGCGACTGACCGCGGCCCATGTCGCCCGCCACGAAGACGCCCGGCACGGAACTCTGAAAGTCCTTGTTGCGCGCCACGTTTCCGCGATCGGTCAGCTCGACGCTGAGGTCGGTGAGCAGACCGGGCTTCTCCGGCCCGACGAAGCCCATCGCGAGCAGCACCAGGTCCGCATCCAGATCGAAGTCACTGCCCTCGACCTTGACGAACTTGCCGTTCTGCATCTCCACCTCGTGCACCTTGAGGCGCTCGACGTGACCGTTGGACCCGACGAACTCCTCGGTGTTGACCGAGAACACGCGCTCGCCGCCCTCTTCGTGGGCGGAGGCCACCCGGTACATCAGCGGGTAGGTCGGCCACGGCGTCGAGTCGGCGCGTTCCTCGGGCGGCCGCGGCATGATCTCGAACTGGTGGACGCTGACCGCACCCTGGCGGTGCGCGGTGCCGAGGCAGTCGGCGCCGGTGTCACCGCCACCGATGATGACGACGCGCTTGCCCTTCGCCGTGATCGGCGGTTCGCCGTCGTCGCCGAGGACGTCGTCGCCCTGCTGCACGCGGTTGGCCCACGGCAGGTACTCCATCGCCTGGTGGATGCCCGCGAGTTCACGACCGGGGATCGGCAGGTCGCGGAACGCGGTGGCACCACCGCAGAGCACGACGGCGTCGTAGTTGAGCCGCAGCTGCGCAGCCGTGACGTCGACGCCGACGTTGACCCCGGCACGGAAGTGCGTGCCCTCGGCCCGCATCTGCTCGAGCCGACGGTCGATGTGGCGCTTCTCCATCTTGAACTCGGGGATGCCGTAGCGGAGCAGTCCGCCGATGCGGTCGGCCCGCTCGAACACCGTGACGGTGTGCCCGGCCCGGGTCAACTGCTGCGCGGCAGCCAGGCCGGCCGGTCCGGACCCGACGACGGCGACCTTCTTGCCGGTGAGGCGGTCCGGCGGAAGCGGGACCACCCAGCCGTTGTCGAAGGCGTTGTCGATGATCTCGACCTCGACCTGCTTGATCGTCACCGGGTCCTGGTTGATGCCGAGCACGCACGACGCCTCACACGGCGCCGGGCACAGCCGCCCGGTGAACTCGGGGAAGTTGTTCGTGGCGTGCAACCGCTCGATCGACTCGCGCCAGCGGTCCTTGAAGACCAGGTCGTTCCACTCCGGGATCAGGTTGCCCAGCGGACATCCGTTGTGGCAGAACGGAATACCGCAGTCCATGCACCTGGCGGCCTGGTCGCGCAGCGCGTCGTGGGAGAAGTCCTCGTAGACCTCGTTCCAGTCGCGCAGGCGCAGCGGCACCGGGCGGCGCTGAGGCGTCTCGCGGTGGGTGTACT
This region includes:
- a CDS encoding glutamate synthase subunit beta; translation: MADPRGFLKYTHRETPQRRPVPLRLRDWNEVYEDFSHDALRDQAARCMDCGIPFCHNGCPLGNLIPEWNDLVFKDRWRESIERLHATNNFPEFTGRLCPAPCEASCVLGINQDPVTIKQVEVEIIDNAFDNGWVVPLPPDRLTGKKVAVVGSGPAGLAAAQQLTRAGHTVTVFERADRIGGLLRYGIPEFKMEKRHIDRRLEQMRAEGTHFRAGVNVGVDVTAAQLRLNYDAVVLCGGATAFRDLPIPGRELAGIHQAMEYLPWANRVQQGDDVLGDDGEPPITAKGKRVVIIGGGDTGADCLGTAHRQGAVSVHQFEIMPRPPEERADSTPWPTYPLMYRVASAHEEGGERVFSVNTEEFVGSNGHVERLKVHEVEMQNGKFVKVEGSDFDLDADLVLLAMGFVGPEKPGLLTDLSVELTDRGNVARNKDFQSSVPGVFVAGDMGRGQSLIVWAIAEGRAAAAGVDRYLMGQTALPAPIKPTAAPQR
- a CDS encoding DMT family transporter, whose amino-acid sequence is MTTNPTAGHTRSWIFYATLLILFWGVWGAFSALPSTKYGYPDEMIYSIWALTMIIPAVFALRGQRFDRRPRAAAYGLLIGLTGAGGQLLLFQALTMGPAYLIFPIVSISPAITVVMAMVLLRERVSGLAVVGLIAALAAIVLFSITSGDSDVSKGPWLPLAILVCVAWGVQAYFMRKTATIGVNDATTFGWMAISGLALIPVALFSLGGIPTDFPWQAPALTAGTQLLNAVGALFLVMALSRGKASIVAPTTNALAPALTIVVSLIAYQTLPSPYGAAGIVLALVGSTLMVYSDEKRGEALTEAVLDPAAAEPKSRA